The window TCTTTTTATCATGTAAAAAAATTAAGATATTCAGAGGCTGACAGACCCTCATAAATACCTTAATTTCTGTTTTATTTCTTTTAATGTTTCACGTGAAACATATCTTTTTTTAACGTCCTAAATAGACCAGTAAAACGTTGATATCAGCTGGAGATACTCCGCTTATTCTTCCTGCTTGTGCAATAGTTTTCGGACGTACATTGGACATCTTCTGCTTTGCTTCTGCGGAAAGGCTGCTTAACTTTGTATAATCAAAATCTTCCGGAATTTTAATATTTTCCAGGCGGTTCAGCTTCGCTACATTTTCTTTTTCTTTCTCAATATATCCTTTATATTTTATATTGATTTCTGCCTGTTCTCTTACTTCATCATTGTACTGAGCTGAAACTTCTTTAATAAAGTCAATTTCATCCAGTTTTTCAAGGGTCATATTAGGTCTGGTAAGGATCTGAGCTGCTCTGTAAGCCTGATCTACGGGATTACTTTCAATACTTTCCAATACAGGATTGATTACACCAGGTTTTAAAGAAGTTTCGCGAAGAAACTCTTCAAGTGACTGACTTTCAGATATTTTAGTCTCAACTCTTCTTAATCTGTCTTCTTTTGCTAATCCTAATTGATAGGCTTTTTCTGTAAGTCTGATATCTGCATTATCCTGTCTTAGTAAAAGTCTGTATTCTGCACGTGAAGTAAACATTCTGTACGGTTCTTCAGTTCCTTTTGTGATCAGATCATCAATCAGTACTCCGATGTAAGCTTCGTCTCTGTTAAGAATAAATTCTCCTTTTTCGTGGACTTTATTGTGGGCATTGATACCGGCAATTAATCCCTGGCCAGCTGCTTCTTCATATCCGGTAGTTCCATTGATCTGTCCTGCAAAATATAAATTGTCAATTAATTTTGTTTCCAGAGTATGTTTTAATTGGGTAGGAGGGAAGTAGTCGTATTCAATAGCATACCCCGGACGGAAAACTTTTACGTTCTCAAATCCCGGAATATGTTTCATAGCTTTGATCTGTATATCTTCAGGAAGGGAAGAACTGAATCCGTTTACATAGATCTCTACGGTTTTCCATCCTTCCGGTTCTACGAAAAGCTGGTGTCTGTTTCTCTCTGCAAAACGGTTGATTTTATCTTCAATGCTTGGGCAGTATCTTGGTCCTAAACTTTGAATGGTACCGTTGAACATTGGACTTCTGTCAAAACCTTCCCGTAAAATATCGTGTACTGTTTCATTGGTATAAACAATATGACAGCTTAATTGTTTTGTCAGTTTTGGTGTATCAAGATAGCTGAACTTTTGAGGATTTTGATCTCCTTTCTGTTCTTCCATTTTTGAATAATCCAAACTTCTTCCGTCTACTCTTGGCGGAGTACCGGTTTTCATTCTTCCTGCTTCAAAGCCTAAAGTGACTAATTGTTCTGTAATTCCAAAAGCTCTTGGTTCGCCCATTCTTCCCCCTCCTAACTGTTTATCTCCAACGTGAATTAATCCGTTAAGAAAAGTACCATTAGTAAGAACTACAGATTTTGCTTTAATTTCAATTCCTAAAGAAGTAACAACTCCTGCTACTTTATTGTTTTCAATAATCAACTGTTTCACCATATCCTGAAAGAAATCAAGATTGGGAGTATTCTCTAATGCTAAGCGCCATTCTTCGGCAAAAAGCATTCTGTCATTTTGGGTTCTCGGAGACCACATCGCAGGACCTTTTGAAAGATTCAGCATCTTGAATTGGATGGCGGATTTGTCTGCCACAATTCCGGAATATCCTCCCATTGCATCAATCTCTCTTACGATCTGTCCTTTTGCGATTCCGCCCATTGCCGGGTTGCAACTCATCTGTCCGATGGTCTGCATATTCATAGTAACGAGTAGTGTTTTTGAACCGAGGTTGGCTGCTGCAGCTGCGGCTTCACAACCTGCGTGTCCGGCACCTACTACGATTACATCATATATTTCTGAAATCATTTTTATCTCGCTTGTTTTAAGCTTTAAACCTTATCTTTATTATCAATGTTTCACGTGAAACATTTTTGAAGAATGCACTCTAGGTAACCTTATATTGTTACTAGAACAGAGTACTTTAGATATGGGACTTTAAGTGATTGTTCAATTTTAAATCTCTAAATTCCTATATTTAGCCAAGTACAGATCTTCCATTCTCCGCATCTCTTTTTCTTCCTCTTCCGTCTTGTCTTTATAGCCTGCAAGGTGTAAAATACCATGGGCTAAAACCCTTCTTAATTCCTCTTCATAATCTCGGGAGAGGGTAGAGGCATTATCAGAAATGCGCTGCAAAGATACGAAAATCTCAGCGCTTATTGTCTTGCCTTTTACATAATCAAAAGTGATGATATCGGTATAATAATCATGCTGTAAATAATCCTGATTAATCTTAAGAAGATATTCGTCATCACAGAAAATGTAATTGATTTCTCCTAGCTTTTTTCCTTCTGAAAGAATAAGATCTTCCAGCCATTTTTTGTAGTCTGTACTTACCGACTCTGGTAAGTTTTCGTAAAAGAACTGTATCATTTTTTTTAAAACCAGTGTCCTAAAATAACACTGAATATCCCTTTTTGGTTATTTTTAAGTGAGTGGCTGAAGTTTACTTTTATCTGCCCGAAGGGAGATTTGTAACCTGCCGTTAATCCCAGTGAGCTATAATTTACTTTAACTGCATCTTCAAATTTGATATCGTTTGATAAATTGGCAAAACTGAAGTTTCCACTGATGAAATAGTTTTTGTTAAATTTAAACTGGATATCATTGGAAGCTAATATCACGTTATTGGTATAAAGCTGGGCGAAATAGAATCCTCCGAAGCTTTTAAAATTGATCAGGTTCTGTTCAAAAATTCCTCCTAATCTATATTGGTAATAGGCAGGAAGATTTTCTCCGATAGTTACCCCTCCAAATAGATTAAGGCGGTAGCTGAACTGCTTACCCAGTGGAATGTTCAGTCTGAGATCTGCTTTAATCTGGATGATTCTTTTATCTACTTCAGATTTTAAAAGGTCTATTACTTTTCCTTCTGCCGCAAAATAAACCCCTTTGGTAGGAAATTCCTTATCATCCTGGGTATCGGTTTTGATGAAAATGTAAGGGTTTAAAAAACGGCTGTAGCGTCTGTTGTCACCATTACTGTTTTCTGCTTTGAAATAATCATGACTGATTCCTCCGCCAATGGCAAACTTATCCTTCCATACAGACTGTATAAAAGCCTCATTTCTGAGCCATTCCCAGCGGTCTACAGCATAGTTATCTACATTCTTGATATCAAAGCTCATTCCGGATGAATAAAGCCCGAACCCGGGGATATATCCATTGTCTATAAAGTAGTTCAGATAATATCTCAGACGGTCTCCTACAACCACATCCAGGGATAGATTCGAATTTTTGAATAAAAGCCTTTTTGCAGAGTAATTCAGAAGAAGCCCGGTTTTAAAGACTTCATCATAATGAAGTCCGAATTTTAAAAAATGACGGGTATCATCTTCTGTTACATAAAGCTTCAGATAATTGGCATCGTTCTCCTGAACGATATCGTAATTGATAAAGCGGTAGTTGTTTGTGGCAACCAGTTTATCAATCATTTTATTGATGCTTCCATATGTCTGTAAAGAGGGGAGACGCAGTCCCATTTTCCCAAGCGTATAATTTTTCCCATAGATTTTACTTCCTTCAATAGATATACTGTCTATTTTGTATACATTGGAATAAATTGGATTTACGCGCTGTCTGAGACGGTCAAACGGCCGCTTGGGCAGCTGATCCAATATTTGAGAATACTTTAAGCCTTCTACGTAGCCACTGTCTAGAATTTTCTTTTTCTCATCATAGCTTGTTGCGGACATTCCCTTAAGATTGGGTTTTATATTAATATCTGTGTATTTATACTGCTCTTTGGTATCTTTTTTTATCCCGAAATCAATTACCTGATTCAATATCGATATAATATTGTTTAAATCTTCTCTTTTTGAAAGATCCTGATTAAGGTCCACCCCGATAACGATGTCAATTCCTTTCTCCTTTAAAGGTTTTGATGGGTAGTTTACCGTCATAGCTCCGTCAATATAAATGCTGTCGCCAATTTTTACAGGATCCATTAAAGAAGGAAATGCAGAACTGGCCATGATAGACTGTACCAGATCTCCTTTTTCAAAAATCTGCATATTGCCGCTTTCCAGATTGGTAGCGACACAGAGAAAAGGGATGGGCATTTTGGAAAAATCCTCAATATTGGAAACGTTCTTAAAAAGTTCTTTCAGAAGATAAACATTTCTTTGTCCGGTACTGATAGAGGAGGGAAGTGTGATTTTTCCGTTTTTAAGCGGAATGGATAAAAGATATTTGTCTACAGATTTATTGAAAAAGCTGGCTTCCTGTCTTGATTTCGGATCCATGATAAGTGAATAGAAATCCGTATCCATGACTATTTTTTCAATTTCTTTTCCGGAATAGCCTGCGGCATATAATCCGCCTACAATAGCTCCCATACTTGTCCCGGAGATATAGTCTACTTTTACTCCCAATGAATCCAGGACTTTAAGAACTCCGACATGTGAAAACCCTTTAGCGCCACCTCCGGCAAGTGACAGCCCTATCTTTGGGTTTTTGGGAATCACCAAATCTTTTTTTACCTGAGAATGGATCAATAACAATGGGAATATGAAAAGCAGAATCAGGAGTTTTCTCATAATTAATCTTTTATATAAATCCGTTTCACCCGGGGCGAAATGGAGGTTAATACTTCATAGGTTATCGTTTTGCAGTATCCTGCGAATTCTTTTAAACTTGGTTGGGCATTGAATACGGTGACTGTATCTCCTTCTTTCACATTCGGGATATGGTCTACATTGATCATCATCATATCCATGCATATATTTCCAACGATGGGAGCCAATGTTTTGTTGATCCCTACGTTTCCTACCTGATTACCGATCAGTCTTGGAATTCCGTCCGCATATCCCACAGGAATAGTGGCAATTCTTGTAGAATGATCAGCTTTATATCTTCTGCTGTAGCCTACAGATTCCCCGTTTTCAACCGTTGATATCTGTGAAATTACGGTTTTAAAGCTTACAACAGACCTTAATTGCTTCTGAATTTCAGGATCTGCAGATTCTCCCAACATACCAATACCAATTCTCACCATATCATGCTGGTGCTCTTTATAGTTTGTAATACCCGCAGAGTTTAGAATATGGCGGATAGGAGTGTAGCCTAATTTTTCAATTAGATAGGTTGAATTTTTTTCAAATACCTCCAGCTGTTTCAGCGTGAATTCTTTTTCTTCAGGCATATCTGAAGAAGATAAATGGCTGAACATACTCTGTACCTTCACATTTTTCCGGCTTAAAGTTTCACTTAATGAGTCCAGTTCAAAATCTTTAAAACCAAGACGGTGCATTCCCGTTTCCAATTTTATATGGATTGGGTATTTCTTATCATAGCCGGATTTCTGAACGGCTTCATAAAATAAATCCAGAACCCTGAAACTGTAAATTTCAGGCTCAAGGTTGTATTCTATAATCGTTTGATAGCTGTGCTGCTCAGGGTTCATTACAATAATAGGGGTTGTAATTCCTTTTTTACGAAGTTCTACGCCTTCATCTGCATAAGCTACTCCAAGGTAATCTATGTGATGATGTTGTAAGAATTCTGAGACTTCATAACTTCCCAGACCGTAGGCATTGGCTTTTACCATAGCCATCATTTTGGTTCCCGGTTTCAGAAGTGATTTATGATAGTTAATATTATGAAGAATCGCATTAAGATTTACTTCCAGTACTGTATCGTGCTTTCTTAATTCAAGAATATCTTTTAATCTTTCGATCTCAAATTTTCTGGCTCCTTTCAGCAGGATTATCTGATTTTCTATTTCTGTAAGATATTTACTTTCAATTAACTCTTTGGTGTCAATGAAAGTATAGGTTTTAGCTTTAAATAATTCACTAAAGTTTGAAATTTCATCACCGATTAAGAATACAGAATCAAAATGCTGTTCGTTCACCAGTTCAGAAACTTCTTCGTACAATTCTTTGGCATTGGAATTCACTCCTACAATATCTGTTAAGACCAAAGATTTTTTAGATTTATTATATTCATTCAAAAACTGAAGGGCAGTCTTCAAAGAATCGAGATCAAGATTAAAAGAATCGTTGATGACAATATTGCCCTTAATTCCTTCAATCGCTTCAAGCCTCATTTCAACGGCCTTTAAAAGGTTGATTTTTTCGACGATCTTTTTATTTTCGATATTCAGTTCCTTAAGGACTGTGATAAGCGCCATAGCATTGGTTAACGTCGCTTCGTCTCTTTGATGAACCGGAAAACTGATTTCTTCGTCAAAATATTGAACAATGATGTTTTCATCTTTAGAAATATTGCTGTTGATGAAAACCTGATTGCCTTTTTTAAAACCGTAAGAAATTAATTTTCTGTCAGAATAAGATTTTTTGATTTTTTGATCCACTAAAGAATTGTCACCATTATAAATGACCACTTCAGAATTTTTGAAAAGTCTGATCTTTTCGTCTATCAGTTCTTCTTCAGAAGAAAAATTGGCAGCATGAGCGGTTCCGATGTGGGTAAGCAGCCCGATCTGAGGATGGAAAATATTTTCAAGCTTTTCCATTTCATGTGGTTTTGAAATTCCTACTTCGAAAATTCCAAGCTGATGGGTGCTGTTGATCTGAAGAAGAGATAGTGGAAGACCAATTTGAGAATTAAAACTTTTAGGACTTTTTACTGTAGGAAATTCATTCCATAAACATTGATACAGCCATTCTTTTAAAATCGTTTTACCATTGCTTCCTGTAATTCCGATAGATTGTAAATGAGAATTTTCAAAATGATACTTGGCTAATTTTTGAAGAAACACTACAGAATTTTCAACAATGATCCAGGTTATATTTTCAAACTCAGGATAATGATGTTCAGAAATAATGACACTGATACCTCTGTCTATTGCAGATTCTATAAATTTTTCACCGGAATTTTTATGAGTATTGATCGCTATAAACGCAGTATTCTTGATAGAATAAATAATTCTGCTGTCATAAGCTATATTTTTAATCAATAAATTACCGTCTCCAATGATCTGTGCATTGGTGATCTCTGCAATGTGTTGTACTGTATAGTTCATTGGTACCCTTTCTGCTTTATTTTGTGCGAAACGAAAGGTAAAATTGTAAGAGATTTTATTTCCCCTTTTTACTATTTTACAGTAGAGCGTTTTCGCTTTTCAATTTTATATTATGTGAATGTATTCTATGGTTTGCTGCAAACAGTAATTCTAAAATTTTACTGTTGTACCTTTCCTTTTTATTTTCTTTTTGAAAGTACTTCGTCAATAAAAACACGGCGGCTTACCGCTTCATAACTTTCAGTCTCTCCCAGTTCTACCAGGTCATCTCCCTGAGAAGTTCTCATAGAATAGTTGGCAAGATTACCTGTTCTTTTGCAAATAGCATGCACTTTTGTAACGTACTCGGCAGTGGCCATCAGATTAGGCATTGGCCCGAAAGGACGCCCTAAAAAGTCCATATCCAGACCGGCAATGACCACTCTGATACCGCTATTGGCAAGCTGATTGGCAACTTCTACAATGCTTTCATCAAAAAACTGAGCTTCATCAATGGCTACTACATCACAATTGGAAGCCAGCAGAAGAATTTCATTAGGGTTTTCCACTGCTGTACTGCGGATTTTATTCTGATTATGAGATACTACATCCTCTTCAGAATAGCGTACATCCATTTTAGGTTTAAAAATTTCCACATTCTGTCCTGCCATTTCCGCTCTTCGCAATCTGCGGATAAGTTCCTCGGTTTTACCGGAAAACATAGAGCCACAAATTACTTCCATCCAACCGCTTTGTTTGGAATGATTAATTGTATTTTCTAAAAACATTTGTTAAATTAGCCGTATATTTTTAACATCAAAAGTAAGCAATTTTAATAAGAATCTTATTATGCAGAATATCCAAGATTTAAAGGAAAAGATTTTTTTTGAATCCATGAATATCATTGATAATCTGGACAAAATAAGCCACATAGATGAACTACTTTCCAAGCAAGATCTTGTAGATGAGCTTGCTAACAGGATTTCTTTTTTGAAGCTGCTGGAAAAAAATATCGAATATTTCGTTACAGACACTCCAGCACAGAATACGGAGCATCAGCACCTCTCTTTTATATCCGGAGATACGGATCATCATGATGCAGGCAATGAAGTGACAGAAGAGGAAGCTATTTTTAATAATGAGCTGAACGAAATTGATGAAAATGAAGTTTTCCCGAACGGATCAGAAGAAGAGGAAGCCGTTTTCACCAACCAGCTTAATGATATTGTTGAAAATGAATTTCATGAGAATATCGTAAGTTTTGTAGAAGAAAACCAACAGGAAAATATTCAGGAGGAGACTTCCGAGCACGAATTGCTGGAAGAAGAAGCTGTTTTTAATAACCAGTTGAACGAAATTGATGAAAATGAAATTTCAGAAGAGCAGAGAGCTGTTCTAAGTTTTGTGGATGAAGAAAAAATCCTTGCCAATTCTACACCAGATTCTGACGAAGACCTGAATGAAGATCTTTTTCAGCATGAAGTGACGGAGGAAGAAGCTGTTTTCAATAATCAGCTTAATGAAATAGAAAAGCAGGAAGAAGAGCCCGCTGAATCTGAAAAAGAAACGGATTTTGCTGCGGTAAATGATGCAAAAGCTTCGGTAGCAGAAACAATCCCAAGTATTTTTGATGCGGAAACCCTGGATGATGAAATACTGATTGAAGAAAATGAAGAGCAGTTTGTCTCTTCAACGATTTCCATAGAACAGGGAGAAATGGCTACAGAAACTTCTAATGTGGAAAATATCCTGAGTGAGATAAAAAATGATCATTCTGAAGCGCCTGCAAAAGAAGAAAGCATTCTCGCTGAAGTCTACGACAGAAGAAAAATTGTGGAAATTGATAAACCTGTTCCCGAAGAAACAGATAAACATCCTTCTGATGAAAGCTTCGAAAATTTAGAAGAATACCATCGGGAGAAAAAAATAAAATTAGCCAATATCAAAGGAATGAAGGCTGTTCAGTCGCTTTTTGATGACGATCATCTGGAAAGAGAACTTCCTAAACAAGAAACCCCGGCTCCCGTGGTAAAAGAAGATACAGGAAGCATTCTGAAATCCAATATTCCAACCCAATTCATGGAGGCAGATAAGATAAAAACAGAGTTTAAACTGGATTTAAATGACAGGATTGCCTTCACGAAAATGCTGTTTGAAGGAAGCCAGTCTGATCTGAATGATACTGTCTATCAGCTGAATCAGTTCAGAACACTGGAAGAAGCCAAAGAATATCTCAGTGATCTGTATTACGAAAGAAAATGGAATAAGGTGGATGAATATGCACAGAGACTTTGGATATTGGTGGAAAATAAATTCTTATAATTTTGAGCGGAATCCTATATTTTGTTCCCACACCCGTTGGGAACCTGGAAGATATGACCTTCAGGGCGGTAAATGTCCTGAAAGATGTAGATTATATTTTGTGTGAAGATACCCGAACTTCCGGAATACTTTTAAAACATTTTGAGATCTCCAAGCCTTTGAAGTCTTATCATTTACACAATGAGCATCAGGCGACAGAGAAAGTGATTGCAGACCTTAAAACCGGCCAGAATATCGCAATCATTACGGATGCAGGAACTCCGGGTATTTCAGATCCGGGATATTTACTGGCAAAAGCAGGAGCAGACAACAATATTGATATGATCTGCCTGCCGGGAGCTACAGCCCTGATTCCGGCATTGGTGGTTTCAGGCCTTCCCAATAACGAGTTTTTATTTGCCGGATTTTTACCGCAGAAAAAAGGAAGGCAGACAAAGCTGAAGCAGCTGGCGGAAGAAAAAAAGACCATCGTTCTATACGAAAGTCCTCACAAAATCAATACCACGCTGGAGCAGATTAAAGAATTCTTCGGAGAAGAAACCAAAGTAAGCTTAAGCCGTGAGATCTCTAAAAAATTTGAAGAAACCAAAAGAGGAACAATCAGTGAATTAATTGAGTTTTCAAAAAGTAAAACTTTAAAGGGAGAGATCGTTCTTATTGTCAATAATTCTATTTAATTTTCTTGAAGAAATTAGTTTTTGTTTTATGTTCTGTAGTCTGTACAGCACAGACTAACCAATATATGAAAGTGATTCTGTCTCAAAAGACAGAAAAAGAGGTAAGTTCCTATTCGGAAGGATATGGAACGTTTTATGATGCCGGTTATAAAAAACAGGGAATTGTAGATTCTTTAGGGAATATTACCTTTGAATCTCCGTATAAGGGAAGTATTTTGCACATTTATAAAAACAGATTCATTCTGTATTCTGAAGAAGGAAACAATAGAAAATCAGCCATTATTGACGAAAAAGGGAAAGAAATTATCCCTTTAGATGATCAGGAATTCAATACACCATGGTGGAGCAAAGTATGTATTATTTCCTCAAAACAGGATAAAGAAGCTGTTTTTGACTTTAATGGGAAGGAAATCATTCCGTATTCTGAAAAAATCCGTTTTTCTGGCAAGAACAGGTTTTTTGTTTTAAAAGATAAAAAATGGTTGCTGTATGACCTTACCGGAAAGCAGCTCAGCACCCGGGAATTTAAAGAAGATTATAACTTCGAAGACGGAAAAGCACTGATCATTAATGAAGACAATGAAAATGAAATCATTGGAAATAATGGCCAGACACTCCATAAGTTTTCAAAACAGATCATCAATATCAATGCTTATCCTTATCTGATTACCCAAAATAAAAATACAGGGAAATATGGCTTGATTGATACGGAAGGAAATGCCATTGCCGAAGAAATTTTTAACGATATCGTGCCGGAATATTTTGGCAGGAAGGAATATATCTACCTTACAAAAAACGGAAAGACAACCATCTTTAATAAAAAAGAAAGAAAGTTGTATCCACAGGCTTTTAAATATTTGAACCCTCTATCCAATAACCTTTTCAGTGTTTATAGCGATAAGCTGAAGAAATCCGGGATCGTAGATCTGCAGGGAAATATAATCCTTCCTCAGGAATATGATTTCATCAAAAGTTTTACCATTTCCGGCAAAGATTTTATTTACCTCAAAAAAGGGAATGAAGAACAGTTTCTCGATAAGGATCTTAAAAATATTCTAGGAGAGGGAGTTCAGATTTTAGGGTTTTATCCGGACAATCTTATCATCGGAAAGCAGGATCGATACTACCTATTTTCTGTAAATGGGCATACGCTGTCTGAGCTGAAAAATATCAGCCAGATCAAAAAAGGAGATGTAGAATATTTTAATCCGCTGAATCAGTATTCAAAACCTCTGGTCTGTAGGAATACTGGGAATTTTTATGGTATCCTGGACGGAAAAGGAACAGAAATTGTACCCTTTATCTATGAAGATATTATCACTTTCGGGAACGCTGAAAACGAAATTGTGGTAAAAAAGGAAGGAAAATTTGGCGTTTCAAACTTTCAAAACGAGCCTCTTAAAGAAATTGTTTATGATAAATATTTCTGGCAGAAAGAAGTGCTGAAACTGGATAAAGGCAAAAAAACGGATTTTATTTATTTCACCAGATTTAAAAATAATCTTGTTCAGCTTTAATAAAAATCCTGATAATTGTCAAAAATATCCAGTATTTTAACAATTTAAATGGGTTGAATAACATTTTATAATATCTTTGCAGACCGTTTAATTCCGGATAGGAATTGTAGAAGCAATAAGAGGCAGCTGTCACAAGCTGAACGAGTTATAAGAAAAATAATTATCAATAGATATGAAAATATTAGAAGGAAAAGTAGCACTAATTACCGGAGCTACAAGAGGAATCGGTAAAGGTATCGCTGAAATGTTTGCTCAGCAGGGGGCAAAAGTAGCATTTACCTACGCCGGCTCTGTAGACAAAGCAAAAGAATTAGAAGCAGCTTTAAGTTCTGTAACCCAAATTAAGGGATATCAGTCTGATGCATCAGATTATGATGCTGCTCAGAAATTGGTGGAAGATGTAATGGCAGAATTCGGGCAGATTGATATTCTGATCAACAATGCAGGAATTACAAAAGATAACCTGTTATTGAGAATGTCTAAAGAAGACTGGGATAAAGTAATTAAAGTAAACCTGGATTCAGTTTTTAATCTTACCAAAGCTGTCATCAAGCCGATGATGAAGGCAAGATCAGGATCTATTATTAATATGACCTCTGTAGTAGGAGTGAAGGGGAATGCCGGACAGGCCAATTATGCTGCTTCAAAGGCAGGTGTTATAGGGTTTACAAAATCTGTAGCCCTGGAATTAGGGTCAAGAAACATCAGATGCAACGCTATTGCCCCTGGATTTATTGAAACGGAAATGACCGCTGTTCTGGACGAAAAAACAGTGCAGGGATGGAGAGAAGAAATTCCGATGAAGAGAGGAGGACAGCCTGCAGATATCGCGAATGCATGCGTGTTCCTGGGAAGTGAAATGTCAGCATACATTACCGGACAGACGCTGAACGTTGACGGTGGTATGTTAACTTAAAATATAAAAGGCTGCATGTTTGCAGCCTTTTTGATTACTTTTCACTCAGTTTTAGTTAAAAACCTGATTTTCCTGTTCCTGGACTCTTATAAAAGTAGTTCTCTTGGAAAGCTCTTTAAGTTTTGAAGCACCCACATAGGTACAGGTAGATCTTACGCCCCCTAATATATCCTTTACCGTCTCTGAAACAGGACCTTTATACGCTACTTTCACTGTTTTTCCTTCAGAGGCACGGTATTCAGCCACCCCTCCCGAATGTTTATCCATTGCGGTTTTTGAGCTCATTCCGTAGAAAAGACGATACTTTTTGCCATTTTCTTCAATCATTTCGCCACCGCTTTCATCATGTCCGGCAAACATTCCGCCCAGCATCACGAAATCTGCACCTCCTCCGAAGGCTTTTGCAACATCTCCGGGAACCTTACATCCGCCATCTGCAATGATATGGCCTCCCAAACCATGAGCGGCATCCGAACACTCGATAATCGCAGAAAGCTGCGGATAGCCTACCCCTGTTTTTACTCTTGTTGTACAAACTGATCCGGGGCCAATCCCGACTTTTATAATATCTGCTCCTACCAGAAGAAGTTCCTCCACCATTTCTCCGGTAACCACATTTCCGGCTATAATAATTTTATCAGGAAAATTAGCCCTTGCTTTCTTCACAAATTCAACAAAATGCTCAGAATAGCCATTGGCTACATCTATACAGAGAAACTCAATTTTTGGGTGCTTATCAAGGATCAGCTTTATTTTTTCTTCATCTGCTTTTCCTGTTCCGGTGCTTAAAGCAATATACTGATGAATGCTTTCCGGCTGGCTGTCCAGAAACCGGCTCCATTCTTCAGGAGTATAATGTTTGTGAACTGCTGTAATAATTTTTTCTTTGGCAAGCTCCACAGCCATCTCAAAAGTTCCTACCGTATCCATATTGGCTGCAATTACGGGAACTCCTGTCCATTTTTTCTTAGTGTGCTTAAAGGTA of the Chryseobacterium aureum genome contains:
- a CDS encoding thymidine kinase gives rise to the protein MFLENTINHSKQSGWMEVICGSMFSGKTEELIRRLRRAEMAGQNVEIFKPKMDVRYSEEDVVSHNQNKIRSTAVENPNEILLLASNCDVVAIDEAQFFDESIVEVANQLANSGIRVVIAGLDMDFLGRPFGPMPNLMATAEYVTKVHAICKRTGNLANYSMRTSQGDDLVELGETESYEAVSRRVFIDEVLSKRK
- a CDS encoding ring-infected erythrocyte surface antigen domain-containing protein, translated to MQNIQDLKEKIFFESMNIIDNLDKISHIDELLSKQDLVDELANRISFLKLLEKNIEYFVTDTPAQNTEHQHLSFISGDTDHHDAGNEVTEEEAIFNNELNEIDENEVFPNGSEEEEAVFTNQLNDIVENEFHENIVSFVEENQQENIQEETSEHELLEEEAVFNNQLNEIDENEISEEQRAVLSFVDEEKILANSTPDSDEDLNEDLFQHEVTEEEAVFNNQLNEIEKQEEEPAESEKETDFAAVNDAKASVAETIPSIFDAETLDDEILIEENEEQFVSSTISIEQGEMATETSNVENILSEIKNDHSEAPAKEESILAEVYDRRKIVEIDKPVPEETDKHPSDESFENLEEYHREKKIKLANIKGMKAVQSLFDDDHLERELPKQETPAPVVKEDTGSILKSNIPTQFMEADKIKTEFKLDLNDRIAFTKMLFEGSQSDLNDTVYQLNQFRTLEEAKEYLSDLYYERKWNKVDEYAQRLWILVENKFL
- the rsmI gene encoding 16S rRNA (cytidine(1402)-2'-O)-methyltransferase gives rise to the protein MSGILYFVPTPVGNLEDMTFRAVNVLKDVDYILCEDTRTSGILLKHFEISKPLKSYHLHNEHQATEKVIADLKTGQNIAIITDAGTPGISDPGYLLAKAGADNNIDMICLPGATALIPALVVSGLPNNEFLFAGFLPQKKGRQTKLKQLAEEKKTIVLYESPHKINTTLEQIKEFFGEETKVSLSREISKKFEETKRGTISELIEFSKSKTLKGEIVLIVNNSI
- a CDS encoding WG repeat-containing protein; protein product: MKKLVFVLCSVVCTAQTNQYMKVILSQKTEKEVSSYSEGYGTFYDAGYKKQGIVDSLGNITFESPYKGSILHIYKNRFILYSEEGNNRKSAIIDEKGKEIIPLDDQEFNTPWWSKVCIISSKQDKEAVFDFNGKEIIPYSEKIRFSGKNRFFVLKDKKWLLYDLTGKQLSTREFKEDYNFEDGKALIINEDNENEIIGNNGQTLHKFSKQIININAYPYLITQNKNTGKYGLIDTEGNAIAEEIFNDIVPEYFGRKEYIYLTKNGKTTIFNKKERKLYPQAFKYLNPLSNNLFSVYSDKLKKSGIVDLQGNIILPQEYDFIKSFTISGKDFIYLKKGNEEQFLDKDLKNILGEGVQILGFYPDNLIIGKQDRYYLFSVNGHTLSELKNISQIKKGDVEYFNPLNQYSKPLVCRNTGNFYGILDGKGTEIVPFIYEDIITFGNAENEIVVKKEGKFGVSNFQNEPLKEIVYDKYFWQKEVLKLDKGKKTDFIYFTRFKNNLVQL
- the fabG gene encoding 3-oxoacyl-[acyl-carrier-protein] reductase; translation: MKILEGKVALITGATRGIGKGIAEMFAQQGAKVAFTYAGSVDKAKELEAALSSVTQIKGYQSDASDYDAAQKLVEDVMAEFGQIDILINNAGITKDNLLLRMSKEDWDKVIKVNLDSVFNLTKAVIKPMMKARSGSIINMTSVVGVKGNAGQANYAASKAGVIGFTKSVALELGSRNIRCNAIAPGFIETEMTAVLDEKTVQGWREEIPMKRGGQPADIANACVFLGSEMSAYITGQTLNVDGGMLT
- a CDS encoding GMP reductase translates to MRIEYDIKLGFKDVMFRPKRSTLKSRSEVNLEREFTFKHTKKKWTGVPVIAANMDTVGTFEMAVELAKEKIITAVHKHYTPEEWSRFLDSQPESIHQYIALSTGTGKADEEKIKLILDKHPKIEFLCIDVANGYSEHFVEFVKKARANFPDKIIIAGNVVTGEMVEELLLVGADIIKVGIGPGSVCTTRVKTGVGYPQLSAIIECSDAAHGLGGHIIADGGCKVPGDVAKAFGGGADFVMLGGMFAGHDESGGEMIEENGKKYRLFYGMSSKTAMDKHSGGVAEYRASEGKTVKVAYKGPVSETVKDILGGVRSTCTYVGASKLKELSKRTTFIRVQEQENQVFN